GGCAGCGATGACCGTCATGGGGATGAGCGTGATGCTGCCGGTGTTCAGGGCGAGGAACATGATCATCGAATCCGAGGCGGTGTCCTTGTCCGGATTTAGGGACTGCAGCTCCTGCATGGCCTTTAGTCCCATGGGTGTGGCGGCGTTGGAAAGCCCCAGCCAGTTGGCCGAGATGTTGAGCACCATAGCGCCGATGGCCGGATGGTCTTCCGGAATGTCCGGGAACAGCCGCCGGCTTACTGGTTTAATGGCGCGCGCCAGCAGGGTCACCAGGCCGGCCTCATGGGCGATCTTCATGATGCCCAGCCAAAGGGTCATGACGCCGATCAGGCCAAGGGAGATATTGACCGCAGTACCAGCAGAATCCAGTGCCGCCTTGCTGACCTGATCGACGGCCCCGGTCACCATGCCGGTCACCAGCGCGATCAACAACAGGAAAAACCAGATATAATTCATCATGCCGAAGAAATCCTTTTCACTGGACTGGGATACTCAGAAGTGTCTTTCCTTGGACGAGGAAAAAGCCCGCGACGCAAATAAAACTATTGTTTCATTATATGGAAATTTGTAAATTTATTAATGAATTTAATCTCCATGATGTCTATTGCAAAGCGACGGCTAAAATCGGATTTAATTCCAAGTATTCTAATCATCTATTAATCTGGAGGCTGCGATGAAAGCTAAAGTTGATCCTGATCTGTGCACTGGTTGTGAACTCTGTGTTGACACAGCGCCGGATGTTTTTGAGATGAAGGACGATGTGGCCACTGCCAAAGTGGAAATTGTTCCGACCGTGGCGGAGGAGGCTGCCAAAGAGGCTGCTGAATCTTGTCCCGCAGAAGCGATTTCGATTGAAGAGTAAGCGAATCTTGCATGCGTGATAAATCTGCGCCGCCTTTGCGGCGCCGGCATAGTTCGTAACAGTGAAGGTTGGCCGCTTTTCCGGCCAACCTTTTTTTGTGCGTTTCCGAGTGGCGCCCACGGCGCGGTGGTTGTGAATGGGGTGGCCATCATTGCTTTTCGCTCCTATGGGCATCTGTTCACCTATCAGCAAATCGGATGATGAAAAGGCGTGGACGCCGCATGGTCAAGCAGCGCTTTGATCCGACAAATGTGGATCAGACAATTTTTTTCACTCGCATGCCCGCCGCCCGGTCGTAAATTTCCTCCTTCGTGATCCCCGCTGCCCGGTACATAGCAAAGATATTTTCCAGCGGAGTTTCCGGCGGCACGGCATGCGAGGCCGCCAGTATGTAGCCTCCGCCGTCTCCGCTCATGCCCTCCAGGAGTCGGCAGGTCTCACGATAGACCTCCTCTGCGCTGCCATTGGGCAGCAGACCCTGCGTGTCCACTCCGCCCATGAACGCCAGCTTTTTACCGAACTCTTTTTTCAAATCCAGTGGATTCATACCCGGGCAATTACACTGAATGGGATTTAAAACATCCATCCCTATTTCGATCAGATCATCGATGATGGGGCGAAGGGAGCCGCAGGAGTGATAGGCGACCCATAGATCGTGGGCATGACCGACGGCAAAGATCTCAGCCAGCAGCGGCTTGATCTGTTCCCGCCAGGATTTGGGGCTCATGATCATGCCGTTTTGGCCGCCGATGTCGTCGCCGGTCCACAGCCAATCCAGCTGATAGCGCTCACAGGCGCGCCGGCCGAGTTCCAGCGAGAAATCCGCAGCTTGGCGCAGCAGATGAGCGGAAAGCTCCGGGTCAGCGGCCAGGTCCATGGCCGCCTGCTCCATGCCGCGAATGCGGCACACGAGTTCAAAAACGCAGGGCGATAGGTCGCAGCCGATAAAGTACCGATCTGCCAGCGGATACACGCGATCCAGGAGAGCGATCAAGGCATCCGCACGGTCATAGGGGTGGCGATAAGCCAGAATCTGTTCGCGATTTGCAGCTTGCAGCGGCGAATGGCGAATCTGATTGAACGGTCCATCCTTGACCCATTCGATGCCCCATTCATCGACATGGGATTCTCCATCGTGATCGTGCACAATGCCTTCCATCGGATGGTTGTTGCCCACCCAGGCCTGACGAATGTCATCGCCGAGGGCCATGCTGACAGCCGTTGCCGGTATGTCCAGCGCTTGCGCCAGGCGCCGGACCGTGTCCGGATGATACCACATCCACACCGGAACGCGGTCTACTGGTTCACGGTTCAGCGCAGCATGCACGCGTTCTTTTGCAGTCACGGTTCACTCCGCCAACAACAGTTCAATTTCCGCCGTCATCTCCTGAATCATGTCTTCTCCGCCGTTGAAGCCGATGCTTTGAAAAGCGATTTGCCCTTGCTTGTCGATGATGAATTTGGTCGGGATGCCGGTCACGCCATATTTCTCGACATAGTTGGCGTCGAAAAGAACCGGAAAGGTATAGTTGTTCTCTTTGATAAAACGGCGGACGAGCTGCTCTCGCTGCGGGCCCTTCTCCCGTTCCCAGGTGTTCAGAGCCAGGATGAGGACATCGGGATTTTTCTGATAACGCTCGTACATCTGCTGCAGAAACGGAAACGACATCTTGCAGGGTCCGCACCAGGTGGCCCAGAAATCCACCACCACCACTTTGCCCTTTTGTTCAGAGAGAGTGACCATTCCTCCATTGAGGGCCGGAAGGGTGAAATCGGGCGCCGGTTTGTTCATGCGACTTTCAGCGAGCTTGGTGAAAGAGTGGTTCTTGCCGAGATCCTGCAATTTTTTCAGCTGGGCCTCAAATCCTGCAGCGCTGCCGTTCAGCTTGATCCACGCGGCTCTATAATGTTGAATCAGGTTTATGTCCGCTTTGGCTGCACTCAAGCAGGCTTCCGCCACTTGGATCGCCTTGTCGTATTTGCCGTTTTTCACATAGCTTTCTACCAATCTGGCGTTGATATCTGGGCTCTCTCCCCGGTTGATGGCATAGGCCTCTGCGTAGGCTGCCTCGGCCTCTGCGGTTTTGCCGGTTTTAAACAATCCCAATCCATAGGTGTCGAGTATGCTGGCCAGCGCGTCTTTTTGTACATTGTCCCAATCAGCCTGTGAAAGGTAGGAGGGCTTGCAGTCTGATCCGGTGCGGCGCGCCAGTTCGACGCCCTTTCCGGCCAGTTCTACGGCCTGGGACAAGTGACGGCCATTTTCGATCAGCGGCCAGGCCAGTGCGTTGTAGAGATGGGCCTTGGGCTTGTCCATTTTAGCCAAAAAATCACGCGCTTGATCGATCCAGTCGATCCGGGCATACTCTTCGATGAGCATACTTTGCAGTGATTCCCGGTCCTCCTCAGGCAGGGCATCGTGGGCGAGCAGTTGTTCGATCTCAGCGATGCGCTGCGCAGAGTCGCCCTGCTGTCCTATTTTTATCATTGCCTGATAGAGAGCCAGTTTGCCCTTGGGATTTTTTCTAACCCAGTCATTCCTGATCGATTCGGCGCGGTCCGCCTGATCCGTCTGAACGAACCAGTTTAATAGAACGGCGACCGCGTCTTCGTTGTCTTTGTTGGCTTCGTACACTCTTTCCAGGGATGTCTTGATGGCTGCTTTGGTCGAATCGCCGGGCTTTTCGCGCAGCTGCAATCGCCAGAGCAGGCTGTTGGCCGGGGCGCTGTTCGGATAGATGGCGAGCTCTTTCTCCAGCTCTTCCCGCGATTGTTCCGGCGTTCCGGCGATCTTGAAATTGACATATTCCTGTTGTCGCAGGAGGGTCGCCAGAGTCAAATGGCTCCCCTGGACCGGTTTGCCGTTATCAAAGATGAGCGAGTACCAGCTGTTGCCGCTGCGATCATCTATTTTATTTCCGGCCGCAAATCTATAGAGCAGCAACAGCGGTTTTTCGCCGGGCAGGGTGAAATCAGCCTGCCAGAGTTTTTCCTTTTTTTGCATAGCGAGTTCCAGCAGACGGGGCTGTTCTTTTTCATAGCCGATGAGCACGTGAGCCGTGATGGCCTCAGCATCTTTCAGCTGTGCGTCTTTGGCCGCAGGTTGATAGGTGATGGTGATTTTTTCATGGGCCTTGGGTTTTGCCGGTTTTAAACCCGCTATCTGATCCGGCGCGATGGTGGTTTGGCAGGCAGCCAGCAGCAGCGCCAGCCACAGCGGGAACATCAACTTACGAGGCATGATAAGCTCCTTTTATCCGGACTTGAATTTATCCGCATTTTACAAAGGACTGACTTGATATCCAAGAACATTTTTGCTTTATTTTCATGTTAATTTTGCCTACCTTACTTTGTTTCATAGTCTCTGAATTTAACCGCCGAGGAGTATTATGCCACCACGTCAGGTTCATTATGTGTTGAGCACTCACTGGGACCGTGAGTGGTATCAGAGTTTTCAAAATTTTCGCTATCGTCTGGTCCAGCTGATGGATCACTTGCTGCAGGGATGGCAGGATGGCAGGCTGCAAGGCCCCTTTCAGACCGATGGACAGACGATTTTGGTGGAGGATTATCTCGAGGCAAGGCCGGAAAAGCGCGCAGAGATCGAGAGTCTGGCTAAATCAGGCCGGTTGGTCATGGGCCCCTGGTATGTCATGCCGGACGAGTTTCTGGTTTCCGGCGAGTCGCTGGTGCGCAATCTGCGCCTGGGTCGCAACCTGGTCCGGCAATTGGGCGGCCGGCCTTCTCAGGCCGGTTTTATTTGCGATATTTTCGGCCATAACAGCCAGATGCCGCAGATTTTTGCCGGCTTTGGCATTCACGCCGGACTTCTTTGGCGCGGGATCAATCAGGTGGACAAAAGATTGCTCCGCTGGCGCGCGGCCGACGGTACGGAGATGATCGTCTATCGCTTTGGACAGATCGGCTATTGCGATTACGCTTTCAAAGTGCGGCATGCCGATCAGCCGAAACGTGCGTTCGATGCCGAGGCCGGCGCAGCGGACCTGTGGGCGTTTATTGAAAAAGAGGCCAAGGCGACGGAAACCAATGCCATCCTGGTTTTTGACGGCGGCGATCATCTGGAATGGAATCCGGATCACTATGCCGTATATCTCGAACAGAGCAAAGCCCCCCGGTCCGGATACACGCTGCTGCACACCAGTCTGGATGAATTTTTAGCTGCGGTGATCAAGGAAGGGAAAGCCATACCCGAGAGCGCAGACGGCGAGCTGCGCGAGCCCGGAAGATGGCCTGTTGACGTGGATCAGTCCTGGTTGATCCCCGGCGTTCTCTCCAGCCGGGTGTGGATCAAGCAGGAGAACGCCGCCTGCGAATCGCTGCTCTGTCAATGGGCGGAACCGCTGAGCACGTTTGCCGCCGGCGCACTTCATGAAGAGTATCCGGATCGCTATCTGGAGATCGCCTGGAAATGGTTGCTGCAAAACCATCCCCATGATTCGATCTGCGGGTGCAGTATCGACCAGGTGCACGAGGATATGAAGTACCGGTTCCGCCAGTGCCGCCAGATCGGCGAACGTCTCGCTCTGGAGGCCCGGCAGAAAATCGCCGCATCCATCGAGGGAGCGATACAGGAGAATGAATTGCGGGTGGTGGTTTTCAATCCTTTGCCTCTACCGGTTTCGGGCGTGGTCGATGTGCAGCTGAGTTTGCCGGATTCCTGGCCGCTGTTCAACGAGTTTTTCGGTTTTGAATCCAAACCCGGATTTCGTATCTATGAGGCTGCTACCGGCCGCGAGATCCCCTATCAGCGGCTGCAACAAAAGATGTCGCAGAACAAATTCACCCACTCTGCCCAGCACTTTCCGCAACCGTATCGTACCCACGACGTTGCGGTCTCTTTCTCTCTCCAGATTCCCAGCCTGGGCTACACCCACCTGATCGTTCGCAAAGGCCAGGAAAAAATGCCGACGCGCCATCCCGCCACTCCGTGCCTGATGGTTTCGGACCGCACGATGGAGAACGAATGGATCCGTGTGCAGGTGCAGGAGAACGGCAGCCTTAGGTTGACCGACAAACGAACCCAGCGCACCTATGACCGGCTGCTGACCTTTGAAGACTGCGCGGACATCGGCGATGGCTGGTATCACGGCGAAGCAGTCAATGACCAAATTTTTTCCTCGGCTGCCGCAACCGCCCAGGTGGCGGTGATCCACAACGGTCCTCTGCAGGCCACGCTGCGAATCCGCACGCTGATGCAGGTGCCGGAGGCTTTTCAATTCGACCGCATGGTGCGAAGCGACCGGTGGGTGGAGATGCCCATCGATTCGTTGGTGACCCTGCGCCAGGACAGCGATGTGGTCCAAATTCAAACCGTGGTGGACAATCGGGTGGACGACCACCGCTTGCGCGTGCTGTTCCCCAGCGGATGTGCGGCGCACAGCTATCTGTGCGATTCGCCCTTTGATGTGGTCCAGCGCGCCATCGCTCTGCAGCCGGATCGGCACACGTACCGCGAGATGGAGGTCGAAACCCGATCCCAGCAAACCTGGACTGCGGTGCATGATGCCAACAGCGGGCTGGCGGTGATCAGCAGCGGTTTATTCGAATCCACAGTACAGGATTCGCCGCAGCAGCCTATTGCGCTGACGTTGTTCCGCGCCACCCGCCGGACGGTGTTCACCGACGGAGAGCCGCTCGGTCAACTTCATCAGCGGCTCTGTTTCAACTACTGGATCCAACCGTTGTCCGGCGCCCCGGACCGTCGCGCCTGTTTCGAATTGGGCCAGCGGCTGGCAGCCGGCATCGGCTGTGTGCAGCTGTCCGAGGACGATCGATTGCGTTGGCGGACCGACCGGCCGTTGCCGGATCAAGCCGGCGCTTTTCAGCTGGAAGGTCAGGCGGTGCTCACCAGCCTGCGCCGCGTCGGCGCGTATATCGAAATGCGCTTGTTCAATCCTGAAGAGCATACGATCATGGCTTCGGTGCTGACCGCGGGGCGGCCGGCAGCATGGCCGGCGCCTTCGCGGTTTCAGTTCGTTGATTTGGAAAGTACGCCACAGACACAACCACAACCCCTGTCGGACGGCAAGATCTCTTTTCCGGTTCCGGCGAAAAAAATCATCACGCTACGATTTCTGGATTAGACCATGAAAACAGTTGCCGAATTAGATGAAAGGCTTTCCCGGCCCTCTTCAGGTTTGTTAAAAGATTTTCAATCCCTTCAGGGTGATCTTTTGGTGCTGGGCGCCGGCGGTAAAATGGGACCGACGTTGTCGATCATGGCGCGCCGGGCCTTACCGGCCGCTCAACGGGTGATCGCTGTTTCCCTGTTTGGATCTGATCAAGTGCCACGCGATCTCGAGACGCAGGGCGTCGAGACCATCAGCGGCGATCTGCTCGATGATGCTTTTCTTAAACAGCTGCCGGACTGTCCTAATATCATCTATATGGCAGGGCTCAAATTCGGCTCAACGGAGAATCCCGCCGAGACTTGGGCGATGAACGTATTGCTGCCGGCCAAGGTGGCCCAGCGTTTTCCCAACAGCCGCATCGTCGCTTTCTCCACCGGCAATGTCTATCCCTTTGTCCCCGTCGCATCCGGCGGGTGCGTGGAGAGCGATCCTCCGGGACCCGTGGGCGAATACGCACAGTCGTGTCTCGGCCGTGAACGCATGTTTCAGTATTACAGTCTAAAGAACCGCACGGCAGTGACGCTGTTCCGTCTGAACTACGCTTCAGAACTTCGCTACGGCGTCATCGTGGACGTGGCCACCCGGGTATTCAATCGGCAGGCGATCGATCTCACCATGGGTCATTTCAACGT
This is a stretch of genomic DNA from bacterium. It encodes these proteins:
- a CDS encoding NAD(P)-dependent oxidoreductase, which encodes MKTVAELDERLSRPSSGLLKDFQSLQGDLLVLGAGGKMGPTLSIMARRALPAAQRVIAVSLFGSDQVPRDLETQGVETISGDLLDDAFLKQLPDCPNIIYMAGLKFGSTENPAETWAMNVLLPAKVAQRFPNSRIVAFSTGNVYPFVPVASGGCVESDPPGPVGEYAQSCLGRERMFQYYSLKNRTAVTLFRLNYASELRYGVIVDVATRVFNRQAIDLTMGHFNVIWQGDANNMALRSLMLADVPARLLNVTGPEIVSIRWLAEQFAALFGVQPVFTGKESDTALLSNPAAAIAHFGAPEVSVREMIPWVADWLKQGGTLFNKPTHFEERGGKY
- a CDS encoding redoxin domain-containing protein; amino-acid sequence: MPRKLMFPLWLALLLAACQTTIAPDQIAGLKPAKPKAHEKITITYQPAAKDAQLKDAEAITAHVLIGYEKEQPRLLELAMQKKEKLWQADFTLPGEKPLLLLYRFAAGNKIDDRSGNSWYSLIFDNGKPVQGSHLTLATLLRQQEYVNFKIAGTPEQSREELEKELAIYPNSAPANSLLWRLQLREKPGDSTKAAIKTSLERVYEANKDNEDAVAVLLNWFVQTDQADRAESIRNDWVRKNPKGKLALYQAMIKIGQQGDSAQRIAEIEQLLAHDALPEEDRESLQSMLIEEYARIDWIDQARDFLAKMDKPKAHLYNALAWPLIENGRHLSQAVELAGKGVELARRTGSDCKPSYLSQADWDNVQKDALASILDTYGLGLFKTGKTAEAEAAYAEAYAINRGESPDINARLVESYVKNGKYDKAIQVAEACLSAAKADINLIQHYRAAWIKLNGSAAGFEAQLKKLQDLGKNHSFTKLAESRMNKPAPDFTLPALNGGMVTLSEQKGKVVVVDFWATWCGPCKMSFPFLQQMYERYQKNPDVLILALNTWEREKGPQREQLVRRFIKENNYTFPVLFDANYVEKYGVTGIPTKFIIDKQGQIAFQSIGFNGGEDMIQEMTAEIELLLAE
- a CDS encoding methyltransferase — its product is MTAKERVHAALNREPVDRVPVWMWYHPDTVRRLAQALDIPATAVSMALGDDIRQAWVGNNHPMEGIVHDHDGESHVDEWGIEWVKDGPFNQIRHSPLQAANREQILAYRHPYDRADALIALLDRVYPLADRYFIGCDLSPCVFELVCRIRGMEQAAMDLAADPELSAHLLRQAADFSLELGRRACERYQLDWLWTGDDIGGQNGMIMSPKSWREQIKPLLAEIFAVGHAHDLWVAYHSCGSLRPIIDDLIEIGMDVLNPIQCNCPGMNPLDLKKEFGKKLAFMGGVDTQGLLPNGSAEEVYRETCRLLEGMSGDGGGYILAASHAVPPETPLENIFAMYRAAGITKEEIYDRAAGMRVKKIV
- a CDS encoding glycoside hydrolase family 38 — translated: MPPRQVHYVLSTHWDREWYQSFQNFRYRLVQLMDHLLQGWQDGRLQGPFQTDGQTILVEDYLEARPEKRAEIESLAKSGRLVMGPWYVMPDEFLVSGESLVRNLRLGRNLVRQLGGRPSQAGFICDIFGHNSQMPQIFAGFGIHAGLLWRGINQVDKRLLRWRAADGTEMIVYRFGQIGYCDYAFKVRHADQPKRAFDAEAGAADLWAFIEKEAKATETNAILVFDGGDHLEWNPDHYAVYLEQSKAPRSGYTLLHTSLDEFLAAVIKEGKAIPESADGELREPGRWPVDVDQSWLIPGVLSSRVWIKQENAACESLLCQWAEPLSTFAAGALHEEYPDRYLEIAWKWLLQNHPHDSICGCSIDQVHEDMKYRFRQCRQIGERLALEARQKIAASIEGAIQENELRVVVFNPLPLPVSGVVDVQLSLPDSWPLFNEFFGFESKPGFRIYEAATGREIPYQRLQQKMSQNKFTHSAQHFPQPYRTHDVAVSFSLQIPSLGYTHLIVRKGQEKMPTRHPATPCLMVSDRTMENEWIRVQVQENGSLRLTDKRTQRTYDRLLTFEDCADIGDGWYHGEAVNDQIFSSAAATAQVAVIHNGPLQATLRIRTLMQVPEAFQFDRMVRSDRWVEMPIDSLVTLRQDSDVVQIQTVVDNRVDDHRLRVLFPSGCAAHSYLCDSPFDVVQRAIALQPDRHTYREMEVETRSQQTWTAVHDANSGLAVISSGLFESTVQDSPQQPIALTLFRATRRTVFTDGEPLGQLHQRLCFNYWIQPLSGAPDRRACFELGQRLAAGIGCVQLSEDDRLRWRTDRPLPDQAGAFQLEGQAVLTSLRRVGAYIEMRLFNPEEHTIMASVLTAGRPAAWPAPSRFQFVDLESTPQTQPQPLSDGKISFPVPAKKIITLRFLD
- a CDS encoding ferredoxin, producing MKAKVDPDLCTGCELCVDTAPDVFEMKDDVATAKVEIVPTVAEEAAKEAAESCPAEAISIEE